Proteins found in one Venturia canescens isolate UGA chromosome 8, ASM1945775v1, whole genome shotgun sequence genomic segment:
- the LOC122414571 gene encoding uncharacterized protein isoform X2, with protein MDNVFKLVEFREENDGQKKSVDVIPSSWIAYDKNTDGLMAKFMPPPYDEENSALLHSLIECCAPAPEDWPAYAVTVRGRARTYQEGLKKLRILDQKDHAFSTDDEYSSSDKARMAMESYKTGERVSNSLWEVPELTDENLNLMVQNKIIPESFTSTQIRHESTPPLMLFNDMVSVINDCNLLKVSETLEPAAASETVSKRKEKESTKKIKVVQNKIIPESFTKTQTRQESTPPLMLFDDMVSVMKDGASLEDIKAAVTKGFYAQSLHLAQISTQLEELKIMCTETVANKMSELPNFSSPTKKHNLILPLKNMQDFMDFEAKLLADEKFRNDIIASMWRIASISVPMQQTVRDIFKKFISRDIVVQFTAVKNTGRKQVLSKTKFFSCVQDVVIAKFASDEKKSVSVKDFEQAVGRVINNAKDWDGNRAIRQKNSQ; from the exons ATGGATAACGTTTTCAAACTGGTTGAATTCAGAGAAGAGAATGacggacaaaaaaaatcagtcgaTGTTATTCCAAGTAGTTGGATAGCTTATGATAAAAACACCGATGGACTCATGGCAAAATTTATGCCCCCACCATATGATGAAGAGAATTCAGCATTACTGCATTCACTTATCGAATGTTGTGCTCCAGCACCGGAGGATTGGCCAGCTTATGCAGTCACTGTACGCGGCAGAGCTA GAACTTATCAAGAaggcttgaaaaaattgagaatactCGACCAAAAAGACCATGCATTCTCTACTGACGATGAATATTCTTCAAGTGACAAAGCTAGGATGGCAATGGAATCCTATAAAACGGGAGAACGGGTTTCTAACAGTCTTTGGGAGGTTCCTGAATTGACGGATGAAAATCTGAATCTAA TGGTGCAAAACAAAATCATCCCCGAGTCTTTTACAAGTACTCAAATACGACATGAGAGCACACCTCCTCTTATGCTATTTAACGACATGGTTTCGGTAATAAATGACTGTAATTTATTGAAAG taTCCGAGACGCTTGAACCAGCAGCTGCCTCGGAGACAGTAtctaaaagaaaagagaaagagtcgACAAAAAAGATCAAAG TGGTGCAAAACAAAATCATCCCCGAGTCTTTTACAAAGACTCAAACACGACAGGAGAGTACACCACCTCTTATGCTATTCGACGACATGGTATCAGTAATGAAAGATGGTGCTTCATTGGAAG ATATCAAAGCAGCCGTGACTAAAGGTTTCTATGCACAAAGCCTTCATTTGGCGCAAATATCGACTCAACTAGAAGAACTGAAAATTATGTGTACAGAAACTGTAGCCAACAAGATGTCCGAGCTTCCAAACTTCAGCAGTCCAACCAAAAAACATAATTTAATTCTGCCATTAAAAAATATGCAAGACTTTATGGACTTCGAGGCTAAACTACTcgccgatgaaaaatttcgtaatgacATT ATTGCAAGCATGTGGCGGATTGCTAGTATTTCCGTGCCAATGCAACAGACCGTACgggatattttcaaaaaattcatctctCGAGACATTGTTGTACAATTCACCGCAGTGAAGAATACGGGAAGAAAGCAAGTCCTTTCCAAAACTAAATTCTTCTCGTGCGTTCAAg ATGTTGTTATCGCAAAATTCGCCAGCGACGAGAAGAAATCCGTAAGCGTCAAAGATTTTGAGCAAGCTGTTGGCAGAGTCATCAACAATGCCAAGGATTGGGATGGAAATCGGGCTATACGCCAAAAAAATTCCCAATAA
- the LOC122414571 gene encoding uncharacterized protein isoform X3, with amino-acid sequence MDNVFKLVEFREENDGQKKSVDVIPSSWIAYDKNTDGLMAKFMPPPYDEENSALLHSLIECCAPAPEDWPAYAVTVRGRARTYQEGLKKLRILDQKDHAFSTDDEYSSSDKARMAMESYKTGERVSNSLWEVPELTDENLNLISETFELATSETVSKTKEKESTKKIKVVQNKIIPESFTKTQTRQESTPPLMLFDDMVSVMKDGASLEDIKAAVTKGFYAQSLHLAQISTQLEELKIMCTETVANKMSELPNFSSPTKKHNLILPLKNMQDFMDFEAKLLADEKFRNDIIASMWRIASISVPMQQTVRDIFKKFISRDIVVQFTAVKNTGRKQVLSKTKFFSCVQDVVIAKFASDEKKSVSVKDFEQAVGRVINNAKDWDGNRAIRQKNSQ; translated from the exons ATGGATAACGTTTTCAAACTGGTTGAATTCAGAGAAGAGAATGacggacaaaaaaaatcagtcgaTGTTATTCCAAGTAGTTGGATAGCTTATGATAAAAACACCGATGGACTCATGGCAAAATTTATGCCCCCACCATATGATGAAGAGAATTCAGCATTACTGCATTCACTTATCGAATGTTGTGCTCCAGCACCGGAGGATTGGCCAGCTTATGCAGTCACTGTACGCGGCAGAGCTA GAACTTATCAAGAaggcttgaaaaaattgagaatactCGACCAAAAAGACCATGCATTCTCTACTGACGATGAATATTCTTCAAGTGACAAAGCTAGGATGGCAATGGAATCCTATAAAACGGGAGAACGGGTTTCTAACAGTCTTTGGGAGGTTCCTGAATTGACGGATGAAAATCTGAATCTAA taTCCGAAACGTTTGAGCTAGCTACTTCGGAAACAGTATCTAaaacaaaagagaaagagtcgACAAAAAAGATCAAAG TGGTGCAAAACAAAATCATCCCCGAGTCTTTTACAAAGACTCAAACACGACAGGAGAGTACACCACCTCTTATGCTATTCGACGACATGGTATCAGTAATGAAAGATGGTGCTTCATTGGAAG ATATCAAAGCAGCCGTGACTAAAGGTTTCTATGCACAAAGCCTTCATTTGGCGCAAATATCGACTCAACTAGAAGAACTGAAAATTATGTGTACAGAAACTGTAGCCAACAAGATGTCCGAGCTTCCAAACTTCAGCAGTCCAACCAAAAAACATAATTTAATTCTGCCATTAAAAAATATGCAAGACTTTATGGACTTCGAGGCTAAACTACTcgccgatgaaaaatttcgtaatgacATT ATTGCAAGCATGTGGCGGATTGCTAGTATTTCCGTGCCAATGCAACAGACCGTACgggatattttcaaaaaattcatctctCGAGACATTGTTGTACAATTCACCGCAGTGAAGAATACGGGAAGAAAGCAAGTCCTTTCCAAAACTAAATTCTTCTCGTGCGTTCAAg ATGTTGTTATCGCAAAATTCGCCAGCGACGAGAAGAAATCCGTAAGCGTCAAAGATTTTGAGCAAGCTGTTGGCAGAGTCATCAACAATGCCAAGGATTGGGATGGAAATCGGGCTATACGCCAAAAAAATTCCCAATAA
- the LOC122414571 gene encoding uncharacterized protein isoform X1 — MDNVFKLVEFREENDGQKKSVDVIPSSWIAYDKNTDGLMAKFMPPPYDEENSALLHSLIECCAPAPEDWPAYAVTVRGRARTYQEGLKKLRILDQKDHAFSTDDEYSSSDKARMAMESYKTGERVSNSLWEVPELTDENLNLISETFELATSETVSKTKEKESTKKIKVVQNKIIPESFTSTQIRHESTPPLMLFNDMVSVINDCNLLKVSETLEPAAASETVSKRKEKESTKKIKVVQNKIIPESFTKTQTRQESTPPLMLFDDMVSVMKDGASLEDIKAAVTKGFYAQSLHLAQISTQLEELKIMCTETVANKMSELPNFSSPTKKHNLILPLKNMQDFMDFEAKLLADEKFRNDIIASMWRIASISVPMQQTVRDIFKKFISRDIVVQFTAVKNTGRKQVLSKTKFFSCVQDVVIAKFASDEKKSVSVKDFEQAVGRVINNAKDWDGNRAIRQKNSQ; from the exons ATGGATAACGTTTTCAAACTGGTTGAATTCAGAGAAGAGAATGacggacaaaaaaaatcagtcgaTGTTATTCCAAGTAGTTGGATAGCTTATGATAAAAACACCGATGGACTCATGGCAAAATTTATGCCCCCACCATATGATGAAGAGAATTCAGCATTACTGCATTCACTTATCGAATGTTGTGCTCCAGCACCGGAGGATTGGCCAGCTTATGCAGTCACTGTACGCGGCAGAGCTA GAACTTATCAAGAaggcttgaaaaaattgagaatactCGACCAAAAAGACCATGCATTCTCTACTGACGATGAATATTCTTCAAGTGACAAAGCTAGGATGGCAATGGAATCCTATAAAACGGGAGAACGGGTTTCTAACAGTCTTTGGGAGGTTCCTGAATTGACGGATGAAAATCTGAATCTAA taTCCGAAACGTTTGAGCTAGCTACTTCGGAAACAGTATCTAaaacaaaagagaaagagtcgACAAAAAAGATCAAAG TGGTGCAAAACAAAATCATCCCCGAGTCTTTTACAAGTACTCAAATACGACATGAGAGCACACCTCCTCTTATGCTATTTAACGACATGGTTTCGGTAATAAATGACTGTAATTTATTGAAAG taTCCGAGACGCTTGAACCAGCAGCTGCCTCGGAGACAGTAtctaaaagaaaagagaaagagtcgACAAAAAAGATCAAAG TGGTGCAAAACAAAATCATCCCCGAGTCTTTTACAAAGACTCAAACACGACAGGAGAGTACACCACCTCTTATGCTATTCGACGACATGGTATCAGTAATGAAAGATGGTGCTTCATTGGAAG ATATCAAAGCAGCCGTGACTAAAGGTTTCTATGCACAAAGCCTTCATTTGGCGCAAATATCGACTCAACTAGAAGAACTGAAAATTATGTGTACAGAAACTGTAGCCAACAAGATGTCCGAGCTTCCAAACTTCAGCAGTCCAACCAAAAAACATAATTTAATTCTGCCATTAAAAAATATGCAAGACTTTATGGACTTCGAGGCTAAACTACTcgccgatgaaaaatttcgtaatgacATT ATTGCAAGCATGTGGCGGATTGCTAGTATTTCCGTGCCAATGCAACAGACCGTACgggatattttcaaaaaattcatctctCGAGACATTGTTGTACAATTCACCGCAGTGAAGAATACGGGAAGAAAGCAAGTCCTTTCCAAAACTAAATTCTTCTCGTGCGTTCAAg ATGTTGTTATCGCAAAATTCGCCAGCGACGAGAAGAAATCCGTAAGCGTCAAAGATTTTGAGCAAGCTGTTGGCAGAGTCATCAACAATGCCAAGGATTGGGATGGAAATCGGGCTATACGCCAAAAAAATTCCCAATAA